The Pseudodesulfovibrio sp. S3 genome has a segment encoding these proteins:
- the flgC gene encoding flagellar basal body rod protein FlgC, producing MDFMTAMDISASGLTAQRAQLNVISMNMANIRTTKTTDGGPYQRKSVSFEATPVYSPFDSAMQEQLNRNLEGVKVLGVTADQRPFQQVYDPSHPDANDQGYVTYPDINVVEEMANMMQAMRGYEANVQTIEAAKRMFQKALQIGLG from the coding sequence ATGGACTTCATGACCGCAATGGACATCAGCGCATCCGGCCTCACGGCCCAACGCGCCCAGCTCAACGTTATTTCCATGAACATGGCCAACATCCGGACCACCAAAACCACTGACGGCGGCCCATATCAGCGCAAGTCGGTCTCTTTTGAAGCAACTCCGGTCTATTCTCCCTTTGACTCGGCCATGCAAGAGCAGCTCAACCGCAACCTGGAAGGTGTCAAGGTACTCGGCGTGACCGCCGACCAACGTCCCTTCCAGCAGGTCTATGACCCGAGCCACCCCGATGCCAACGACCAGGGCTATGTCACTTACCCCGACATCAACGTTGTCGAGGAAATGGCCAACATGATGCAGGCCATGCGCGGATACGAGGCCAACGTGCAAACCATCGAGGCCGCCAAGCGCATGTTCCAGAAGGCCCTT
- the flgB gene encoding flagellar basal body rod protein FlgB, translating to MRQLFESQLDVTAKVMDLRLQRQNIVTGNIANVNTPGYKARRLEFEEKMQDALNQNALGKMTRTAPSHLPSTFDPTGFAGEGLQDFKAREIYGQDSVNLDKEMATNAKNTMMYNALASVIKKSFDGMNKVIQEGSK from the coding sequence ATGCGACAGCTTTTCGAAAGCCAACTCGACGTAACGGCCAAGGTCATGGACCTGAGGCTGCAACGTCAAAATATCGTCACAGGCAACATCGCCAACGTGAATACCCCTGGGTACAAAGCGCGCAGGCTTGAATTCGAGGAGAAAATGCAGGATGCGCTCAATCAGAACGCACTGGGAAAAATGACCCGCACCGCACCGTCCCACCTCCCCTCGACATTCGATCCCACCGGTTTCGCCGGTGAGGGACTTCAGGACTTCAAGGCACGGGAAATCTACGGCCAGGACTCGGTGAATCTCGACAAGGAAATGGCGACCAACGCCAAGAACACCATGATGTACAACGCCCTTGCCTCAGTCATCAAAAAGAGTTTCGACGGGATGAACAAGGTCATTCAAGAAGGGAGCAAGTAA
- a CDS encoding tetratricopeptide repeat protein: MSGHLDYEINKELGECYLFMGELDKAEEYYKKAVSSNGVHPDPYIGLATVAVQRGELESAETMYKKAHKIEPSDKSLSGIGLIRMENGEKEEAHSLFVEAIKMNPENMVALFSLIRLGHELDRISETIPHLEAYLEIDPAKHEVRYSLAGCLACIEQMGAAVEQLEKILEMNPEHEGAREMLEQFQS, from the coding sequence ATGAGTGGTCATCTGGATTACGAAATCAACAAGGAACTCGGTGAATGCTACCTGTTCATGGGTGAGCTGGACAAGGCTGAAGAATACTACAAGAAAGCCGTCAGCTCCAATGGCGTTCATCCGGACCCGTACATCGGCCTTGCAACCGTTGCGGTTCAGCGCGGCGAATTGGAAAGTGCCGAAACAATGTACAAGAAGGCGCACAAGATCGAGCCTTCCGACAAGAGTCTTTCCGGAATCGGACTCATCAGGATGGAAAACGGTGAAAAGGAAGAAGCACATTCCCTGTTCGTCGAAGCCATCAAGATGAATCCCGAGAACATGGTCGCCCTGTTCAGCCTGATCAGGCTCGGCCATGAACTGGACCGCATAAGCGAAACCATTCCGCATCTCGAGGCATACCTCGAAATCGATCCGGCCAAGCACGAAGTGCGTTATTCCCTGGCCGGATGTCTCGCTTGCATAGAGCAGATGGGCGCAGCCGTGGAACAGCTCGAGAAGATTCTCGAGATGAACCCCGAGCACGAAGGCGCCAGGGAAATGCTCGAACAGTTCCAGTCTTAA
- a CDS encoding IMP cyclohydrolase, translated as MNLLPVRRAILSVTDKTGLAEFGKFLTENGCELVSTGGTKKMLQEAGLPVTSVSDVTDFPEILGGRVKTLHPHIHGGILADKDDEGHMETLREFGIEPFDLICVNLYNFADAVAKGLDLKAAVEQIDIGGPTMLRATAKNFHSICVVPDPQYYPVVMKEIEENGGISLEFRKNMAALTFKLVSEYDAMITKYLSENEA; from the coding sequence ATGAACCTGTTGCCCGTTAGAAGAGCAATTCTTTCCGTTACCGATAAAACCGGTCTGGCCGAGTTCGGCAAGTTCCTGACCGAGAACGGCTGTGAACTGGTGTCCACCGGCGGCACCAAGAAAATGTTGCAGGAAGCGGGACTGCCCGTGACTTCGGTCTCCGATGTCACCGACTTTCCGGAAATCCTCGGCGGTCGGGTCAAGACGCTGCATCCGCACATTCATGGCGGTATCCTGGCCGACAAGGACGATGAAGGCCACATGGAGACCCTGCGCGAGTTCGGTATAGAACCGTTCGATCTCATTTGCGTCAATCTCTACAATTTCGCCGATGCTGTTGCCAAGGGATTGGACCTCAAGGCTGCGGTCGAGCAGATCGACATCGGCGGCCCCACCATGTTGCGCGCCACTGCCAAGAACTTCCATTCCATCTGCGTGGTTCCTGATCCTCAGTACTACCCGGTCGTGATGAAGGAGATCGAGGAAAATGGCGGGATTTCCCTTGAATTTCGTAAGAATATGGCTGCATTGACCTTCAAGCTGGTCAGTGAATATGACGCCATGATCACCAAATATCTGAGTGAAAACGAAGCCTAG
- the hflX gene encoding GTPase HflX, with translation MKPSQIKRLSRLYQRQYPTDECYTNEQARELAEVSAEMGRQLALLIDRQGKVAMVLVGDNRSIYIPELPRSRMASDRLRGLRLLHTHLSGEDLSQEDLMDMVFLRLDSVAALTVKEGFPETVQAAHLLPPNPDEKSYEVFAPVRWDRFDLDLGAIVSALEDEFGRQIDGLGTGSDENRVLLVSVDNTSREVQELSMEELAELADTAGLVAAGTMIQRVRKHNPKFIMGKGKLADLEVRALQANASIIIFDQELSPTQIRNLAEVTERKILDRTQLILDIFAQHATSKSGKLQVEMAQLKYTLPRLVGKNRAMSRLMGGIGGRGPGETKLEIDRRRANDRLTRLKKELGEVRKRRTQTRERRAKAGLPIVSLVGYTNAGKSTVLNTLTQSKVLAEDKLFATLDPTSRRIRFPQEREVVLTDTVGFIRRLPPDLKEAFQATLEELDSADLLVLVCDASHPEVEEQVEAVRAILQDMELSEIPTILVLNKWDKLDEEGRAAMRNVYPEGIPASAVDRSTLEPVVQAILENIPWEKQGS, from the coding sequence TTGAAGCCGAGCCAGATAAAGCGGCTTTCGCGTCTCTATCAGCGCCAGTACCCCACCGATGAGTGCTACACCAACGAGCAGGCCCGTGAGCTTGCCGAGGTGTCCGCCGAAATGGGCCGCCAACTCGCTTTGCTTATTGATCGCCAAGGCAAGGTTGCCATGGTGCTGGTGGGCGACAACCGCTCCATCTACATCCCGGAACTGCCGCGTTCGCGCATGGCTTCGGACCGCTTGCGCGGGCTGCGTCTGCTTCATACGCATCTGTCCGGCGAAGATTTGAGCCAGGAAGACCTCATGGACATGGTTTTTCTGCGTCTTGATTCCGTTGCGGCTCTGACCGTAAAGGAAGGCTTTCCCGAAACGGTCCAGGCGGCGCACCTGCTCCCTCCCAACCCGGACGAAAAAAGTTACGAAGTCTTTGCTCCTGTCCGTTGGGACCGGTTTGATCTCGATCTCGGGGCCATTGTCTCGGCCCTGGAGGACGAATTCGGTCGCCAGATAGACGGCCTGGGCACCGGGTCGGACGAAAACCGCGTGCTGCTGGTCAGTGTGGACAATACCTCCCGCGAGGTGCAGGAATTGTCGATGGAAGAGCTGGCCGAACTGGCTGACACCGCCGGTCTGGTGGCTGCGGGAACCATGATCCAGCGGGTGCGCAAGCATAACCCAAAATTCATCATGGGCAAGGGCAAGCTGGCCGATCTGGAAGTGCGCGCACTCCAGGCCAACGCGTCCATCATCATCTTTGACCAGGAGCTCTCACCCACCCAGATCCGCAACCTGGCCGAGGTGACCGAGCGCAAGATTCTCGACCGGACCCAACTTATTCTGGATATCTTTGCCCAGCACGCCACCAGCAAATCAGGCAAGCTTCAGGTGGAAATGGCGCAGCTCAAGTACACCCTGCCGCGTTTGGTCGGAAAGAATCGGGCCATGTCGAGGCTCATGGGCGGCATCGGCGGACGCGGTCCCGGCGAAACCAAACTCGAAATTGATCGTCGCCGGGCCAACGACCGCTTGACGCGATTGAAAAAGGAACTCGGAGAAGTCCGAAAGCGCCGTACCCAGACCCGGGAGCGGCGGGCCAAGGCAGGCCTGCCCATAGTCTCTCTGGTGGGGTACACCAACGCGGGCAAATCCACGGTGCTCAACACCCTGACGCAGTCCAAAGTCCTGGCCGAGGACAAGCTTTTCGCCACCCTGGACCCCACCAGCCGCCGTATCCGCTTTCCCCAGGAACGCGAGGTGGTGCTCACTGATACCGTGGGATTCATCCGCCGTCTGCCGCCCGATCTCAAGGAGGCGTTCCAGGCCACCCTGGAGGAGCTGGATTCAGCCGATCTGCTGGTGCTCGTGTGCGATGCCTCGCACCCTGAGGTGGAGGAGCAGGTGGAGGCGGTACGCGCCATCTTGCAGGATATGGAATTGTCGGAAATCCCGACTATTCTTGTTCTCAACAAGTGGGACAAGCTCGATGAGGAAGGCCGTGCGGCCATGCGTAACGTCTATCCTGAGGGCATCCCTGCCTCAGCCGTGGATCGCTCTACTTTGGAGCCGGTGGTGCAGGCCATTCTGGAGAACATTCCCTGGGAGAAGCAGGGTAGTTAG
- a CDS encoding cation diffusion facilitator family transporter: MIGDSPKRYAIYSIGASILTLTLKFGAWSMTDSVGLLSDATESLVNLTAGVLALTAITISMRPADSDHAYGHGKAEYFSSSIEGVLIIVAAFAIGYTAIHRFLSPQELTNLGPGLVLALISSVINFVTAKVMLKAASRFDSITLEADARHLLTDVWTSVGLVAGLSIIIVMPQWKILDPIIALVMAGNIVFTGVSLIRRSVGGLMDDALPEEELEIIAKAIASYTGHDSSFHGLRTRKSGPKRFIDFHLLVPGTMSVRQSHDLCELIEELIQSKLSRAEVTIHVEPLECETSYDGKNVGGECAASLGGQCAAVKRKRKDD, encoded by the coding sequence ATGATCGGCGACTCTCCCAAAAGATACGCCATATACTCCATAGGGGCCTCCATCCTGACCCTGACTCTCAAGTTCGGTGCATGGAGTATGACCGACTCGGTGGGACTGCTCTCCGATGCCACGGAATCCCTGGTCAATCTCACGGCGGGCGTTCTGGCCCTGACCGCCATTACCATCTCCATGCGCCCGGCCGACTCCGACCACGCCTATGGTCACGGCAAGGCTGAATATTTTTCAAGCAGTATCGAAGGCGTACTCATCATCGTGGCCGCCTTCGCCATCGGCTATACAGCGATCCACCGATTCCTTTCCCCGCAAGAGCTGACCAACCTCGGACCGGGCCTCGTCCTGGCCCTGATCTCGTCCGTGATAAATTTCGTCACGGCCAAGGTCATGCTCAAGGCTGCCAGCAGATTCGATTCCATCACCCTGGAGGCGGACGCTCGGCACCTGCTCACGGACGTGTGGACCTCGGTGGGTCTGGTGGCGGGCCTGTCAATCATCATCGTCATGCCCCAATGGAAGATTCTGGACCCGATCATCGCCCTCGTCATGGCCGGCAACATTGTCTTTACCGGGGTAAGCCTGATCAGGCGGTCCGTGGGCGGTCTCATGGACGACGCCCTGCCGGAAGAAGAACTGGAGATCATCGCCAAGGCCATTGCGAGCTACACCGGTCATGACTCGAGCTTCCACGGCCTGCGCACCCGCAAGTCTGGCCCCAAGCGGTTCATCGACTTCCACCTGCTTGTGCCCGGCACCATGTCCGTTAGGCAATCCCACGACCTGTGCGAACTGATCGAAGAGTTGATCCAGTCGAAGCTGAGCCGTGCGGAAGTGACCATCCATGTGGAACCGTTGGAATGCGAAACGTCCTATGACGGGAAAAATGTGGGCGGAGAATGCGCGGCCTCCCTGGGTGGCCAATGCGCAGCGGTCAAGCGCAAGCGAAAAGACGACTGA
- the plsY gene encoding glycerol-3-phosphate 1-O-acyltransferase PlsY: MIFIFWAALAYVLGSIPFGLVIAKTLCSIDPRLDGSKNTGATNVARLCGTKYGIATLVMDVFKGFLPVIFAAAWIESDMALSLVGLAAILGHIFSCFMHFKGGKAVATTVGVFFALAPWAAALSGILCLGVVWLSGHVSMGSLTLALALPVFTALTGHFGTVPVALIVMVILFWRHKDNIRRLARGEENPWLKKE; encoded by the coding sequence ATGATTTTCATTTTCTGGGCCGCGCTTGCCTATGTCCTCGGCTCCATTCCCTTCGGGCTGGTCATTGCCAAAACCCTGTGCAGCATTGATCCGCGCCTTGACGGCAGCAAGAACACCGGCGCCACCAACGTTGCCCGACTGTGCGGAACCAAATACGGTATCGCCACCCTGGTCATGGACGTATTCAAGGGATTTCTGCCCGTGATCTTTGCCGCTGCATGGATCGAATCCGACATGGCGCTGAGCCTGGTGGGCCTGGCCGCGATCCTCGGCCACATCTTTTCCTGCTTCATGCATTTCAAGGGAGGCAAGGCCGTCGCCACCACCGTTGGAGTGTTCTTCGCCCTGGCTCCATGGGCCGCCGCTCTTTCCGGAATCCTCTGTCTGGGCGTGGTCTGGCTGTCCGGTCATGTTTCCATGGGATCACTGACCCTCGCCCTGGCCCTGCCCGTGTTCACGGCCCTGACCGGCCACTTCGGCACCGTGCCCGTGGCACTCATCGTCATGGTCATCCTGTTCTGGCGGCACAAGGATAACATCCGCCGCCTGGCAAGAGGCGAGGAAAACCCCTGGCTCAAAAAGGAATAA
- a CDS encoding ribonuclease catalytic domain-containing protein: MAKTTTFGSIIRPGTVVEFMHGDQPQLAWVLEEASGKLRLLTINKREMKLPAARLLPWHGPILSPDSSRQDIQNALNERQEARGEIQAGLNVMELWELAQGEMESAPLHWFAGLLWEEPDADQLAALGRAMLQAKTHFKFRPPDFEIWSAEKVELKLFEKAEEKEREAVTSAGLALLQELLAAYNQGRKPRLPALEPELEKSLAQILRRKVGETLDENERKIWTAISKGLPDLPHLALLLAQTWGILPPHHNHHLDEADFQWGNQWSESFSNEIREIENNFSNQLAAPELEDFLSIDAITTRDIDDALRIEKHGSGYKLSIALARPDAHWQFGSRLDKAVMHRATSLYLPEGTSHMMPEQLGTGLYSLLAGETRPAMIADFFMESDGTLASVQPRMAWIKVAANITYEDADAAIANGTDASLELAHQLAEQLIARRIESGACVIRKPEPIVTVTKDGADDMVDISLKEPCLRSELVISEFMILANSGMALWARDNGVPLLHRTQDIALPQESAGIFTEPADILRTVKLLLPPTLETNPKRHAALGVPAYAPITSPLRRYTDFINMAQVCSFLSTGTPRLDKDELDQLIIHLNMRIQAVSTVQRFRPRYWKLVYLAKQRKTFQSAVLVEETGPMATLAMPHLQVNVRTPKKLLGDKLYPGQRFQINFSRIDPLTNEIRLSQALEE, encoded by the coding sequence ATGGCAAAAACAACCACTTTCGGCTCCATAATCCGTCCCGGCACGGTAGTGGAATTCATGCACGGCGACCAGCCCCAACTCGCCTGGGTGCTTGAGGAAGCATCGGGCAAACTCCGGCTGCTGACCATCAACAAGCGCGAGATGAAGCTGCCCGCGGCCCGCCTTCTGCCGTGGCACGGACCGATCCTGTCGCCAGATTCATCGCGCCAGGACATCCAGAACGCGCTTAACGAGCGCCAGGAAGCCCGCGGAGAGATCCAGGCCGGGCTCAATGTCATGGAGTTGTGGGAACTGGCCCAGGGCGAAATGGAATCCGCCCCCCTGCACTGGTTCGCCGGACTGCTCTGGGAAGAGCCGGATGCAGACCAACTGGCCGCACTGGGCCGGGCCATGCTCCAGGCCAAGACCCACTTTAAATTCCGTCCGCCGGATTTCGAAATCTGGTCTGCTGAAAAAGTCGAACTCAAGCTGTTTGAGAAGGCCGAGGAGAAGGAACGGGAAGCCGTCACCTCGGCAGGCCTTGCCTTGCTCCAGGAACTCCTGGCCGCATACAATCAGGGGAGAAAACCCAGGCTTCCGGCCCTTGAGCCGGAGTTGGAGAAGAGCCTGGCCCAAATTCTCAGGCGCAAGGTCGGCGAGACCCTGGACGAGAACGAGCGCAAGATATGGACGGCCATCAGCAAGGGACTGCCCGACCTGCCCCATCTCGCCCTGCTTCTGGCCCAGACATGGGGCATCCTGCCGCCCCACCACAACCACCACCTGGATGAGGCGGACTTCCAGTGGGGGAATCAATGGTCGGAATCGTTTTCCAATGAAATACGCGAAATAGAAAACAACTTTTCCAATCAACTTGCCGCCCCCGAACTGGAAGATTTCCTTTCCATAGACGCCATCACCACCCGCGACATCGATGATGCCCTGCGCATCGAAAAACATGGTTCCGGCTACAAGCTTTCCATTGCCCTGGCCCGGCCCGATGCGCATTGGCAGTTCGGGTCCAGGCTGGACAAGGCGGTCATGCACCGCGCCACCAGCCTTTATCTGCCCGAAGGCACCAGTCACATGATGCCCGAACAATTGGGCACCGGCCTCTACAGCCTGCTGGCGGGCGAAACAAGACCGGCCATGATTGCCGACTTCTTCATGGAGAGCGACGGCACCCTGGCTTCGGTGCAGCCGCGCATGGCCTGGATCAAGGTCGCGGCCAATATCACCTACGAAGATGCGGACGCGGCCATTGCGAACGGCACCGATGCATCCCTGGAGCTCGCCCACCAACTTGCCGAGCAACTCATTGCCCGCCGCATCGAGTCCGGCGCCTGCGTCATCCGCAAGCCCGAGCCCATCGTCACGGTGACGAAAGACGGGGCTGACGACATGGTCGACATCAGCCTCAAGGAACCCTGCCTGCGTTCCGAACTGGTCATCAGCGAATTCATGATCCTGGCCAACTCCGGCATGGCTCTCTGGGCCCGCGACAACGGGGTTCCCCTGTTGCACCGCACCCAGGACATCGCCCTGCCCCAGGAATCCGCAGGCATCTTCACCGAACCGGCCGATATCCTGCGGACGGTCAAGCTGCTCCTGCCCCCGACCCTGGAGACCAATCCCAAAAGGCACGCAGCTCTCGGCGTTCCGGCTTACGCCCCCATAACCTCACCGCTCAGGCGCTATACCGATTTCATCAACATGGCCCAGGTCTGTTCCTTCCTTTCCACCGGAACGCCCCGCCTGGACAAAGACGAACTCGACCAGCTCATCATCCACCTGAACATGCGCATCCAGGCAGTCAGCACGGTGCAGCGGTTCCGCCCCCGGTACTGGAAACTCGTCTACCTCGCCAAACAGCGCAAAACGTTTCAGTCCGCCGTGCTGGTGGAGGAAACAGGTCCCATGGCGACCCTGGCCATGCCGCACCTGCAGGTCAATGTCCGCACGCCCAAAAAACTGCTCGGAGACAAGCTCTATCCCGGTCAGCGGTTCCAGATCAACTTTTCCCGCATAGACCCGCTGACCAACGAAATCAGACTGAGCCAGGCGCTGGAAGAATAA
- a CDS encoding SemiSWEET transporter has protein sequence MQLDMMEIVGLLAGGCTTASFVPQVLHTWRTKSVDDISLRMYLLLTVGIVMWLFYGIHIDSLSVIIANSVTLILAVAILSMKLAFGRKPSAKNLDRRPK, from the coding sequence ATGCAGTTGGACATGATGGAAATAGTCGGTCTGTTGGCCGGGGGATGCACCACGGCTTCCTTTGTGCCGCAGGTTCTGCACACCTGGCGTACCAAGTCCGTGGACGACATTTCCTTGCGCATGTATCTGTTGCTCACCGTCGGCATCGTGATGTGGCTTTTCTACGGAATCCATATCGACTCGCTCTCGGTCATCATCGCCAACAGCGTGACCCTGATTCTTGCCGTCGCCATCCTGAGCATGAAGCTCGCCTTCGGGCGGAAACCCTCCGCGAAGAATCTCGATCGCCGTCCAAAATAA
- a CDS encoding IMP cyclohydrolase, protein MSDLKKMYHTLQQDPFPTDMKLTLGDQELIFKKRTWEIDGETKGLRYGENPDQPAALYELAEGQLEIGGVRFVGQGQGLVSALTEEHMLQAGKHPGKTNLTDVDNALNILQYLSAKPAALILKHNNPCGAAWTEEGVSVALKRAFEADRIAAFGGAVVVNRKLDLATAQLINSVYFEVVAAPEFDDDALAELKKKKNLRILQIPGIAELESMVKTPFLDIKSLTDGGMVLQFSFRNAILKAEDFIPATAEKDGNRFVARAPSKQEADDLLFAWAVEAGVTSNSVLFVRDGVTTAIGTGEQDRVGCVLLAVTKAYIKYSDLLASKELNMSLFELKLAAIKDPAMKAKLDDIEKRTEEARGGLPGSVVVSDGFFPFRDGVDLCIDQGVTAIAQPGGSIRDHEVITAVNEASPQVAMVFTGQRSFKH, encoded by the coding sequence ATGAGCGATCTGAAAAAAATGTACCACACCTTGCAACAGGATCCGTTCCCGACAGACATGAAGCTGACGCTTGGCGACCAGGAACTGATTTTCAAGAAACGGACCTGGGAAATCGACGGCGAGACCAAGGGGCTTCGTTACGGCGAAAACCCGGATCAGCCTGCCGCCTTGTACGAATTGGCCGAAGGACAGTTGGAGATCGGAGGCGTCAGATTCGTAGGCCAAGGCCAGGGTCTGGTCTCGGCGCTGACCGAGGAGCATATGCTCCAGGCAGGCAAACACCCCGGCAAGACCAACCTGACGGATGTGGACAACGCCCTGAATATTTTACAATACCTTTCCGCCAAACCGGCAGCGCTCATCCTCAAGCACAACAACCCCTGCGGGGCTGCCTGGACTGAAGAAGGCGTGTCAGTGGCCCTCAAGCGCGCCTTTGAGGCGGACCGCATCGCCGCCTTCGGCGGAGCAGTGGTGGTCAACCGCAAACTCGACCTGGCCACCGCCCAGTTGATCAACTCCGTATATTTCGAAGTGGTGGCAGCTCCCGAATTCGACGACGACGCCTTGGCTGAACTCAAGAAAAAGAAGAATCTTCGCATTTTGCAGATTCCGGGAATCGCCGAACTGGAAAGCATGGTCAAAACCCCGTTTCTGGACATCAAGTCCCTGACCGACGGCGGCATGGTCCTCCAGTTTTCCTTTCGCAACGCCATCCTCAAGGCCGAAGACTTCATCCCCGCCACGGCGGAAAAGGACGGCAATCGTTTTGTTGCCCGTGCTCCCTCCAAACAGGAAGCCGACGACCTGCTCTTCGCCTGGGCCGTGGAGGCCGGTGTCACCTCGAACTCAGTGCTGTTCGTCCGCGACGGCGTGACCACGGCCATCGGCACCGGCGAACAGGACAGGGTCGGCTGCGTGCTCCTGGCCGTGACCAAGGCCTACATAAAGTATTCGGACCTGCTGGCATCCAAGGAACTGAACATGTCCCTGTTCGAGCTGAAGCTGGCCGCCATCAAGGACCCGGCCATGAAGGCCAAGCTGGACGATATCGAGAAACGCACCGAAGAGGCACGCGGCGGATTGCCCGGCTCGGTGGTGGTTTCCGACGGTTTCTTCCCGTTCCGGGACGGCGTGGACCTGTGCATTGACCAGGGCGTCACCGCCATTGCGCAACCCGGCGGTTCCATCCGCGACCATGAGGTGATCACGGCCGTAAACGAAGCCAGCCCGCAGGTGGCCATGGTCTTCACCGGACAGCGGTCGTTCAAGCACTGA
- a CDS encoding methyl-accepting chemotaxis protein, whose protein sequence is MMRFRDWGLQTKILSFFLAAVALVLLGLLGYFLPVVGSSLMEEKRMATRSVVDVAYSVIDYWAGQAKSGALTESAAQEAAKAEIATFRYKGDEYFWINDLSQVIIVHGVKPDLNGKDLTSMKDENNVFIFQEMVKVSKEKGEGFVNYSWPKPGSAKSVPKISYVKLYKPWGWIVGSGIYVDDVNAQVASLRWQILIPTLVSMSILIIIVMFVLRSIVRPMHEAVEVSNRMAEGDLTVDIVSRSKDEVGQLTAAMANMLKALRQVVSEVSTATAQVTAGSEELASSAVELSQGATEQASAVEEVSASMEEMISSIGQNAENAQITNTMTNKAAVDTESGGQAVTKTVGAMKQIAEKISIIEEIARQTNLLALNAAIEAARAGEHGKGFAVVAAEVRKLAERSGSSAAEISELSSSSVRVAEEAGSLLARIVPDIQKTAELVQEISSATNEQNEGGVQVNSAIQEMDKVIQQNAAASEEVASTAEELSAQAVQLQKVMQFFKVGVDSGFSAQARVTKAPARKVQSAPRKALAQAAPKAQDGGLDLDMDDIDDSEFEKF, encoded by the coding sequence ATGATGAGATTTCGGGACTGGGGCCTGCAAACCAAGATACTCAGTTTCTTCCTGGCTGCGGTGGCATTGGTTCTGCTTGGTCTGCTTGGTTATTTCCTGCCTGTCGTGGGAAGTTCGTTGATGGAAGAAAAGCGCATGGCCACCAGGAGCGTTGTGGATGTGGCTTACAGCGTCATCGACTATTGGGCGGGACAGGCCAAGTCGGGTGCCTTGACCGAGAGTGCGGCACAGGAAGCGGCCAAGGCAGAGATCGCTACTTTTCGCTACAAGGGTGATGAGTATTTTTGGATCAACGATCTTAGTCAGGTCATCATTGTTCACGGCGTCAAGCCTGATCTTAATGGCAAGGATCTGACAAGCATGAAGGACGAGAACAACGTCTTTATTTTTCAGGAGATGGTCAAGGTATCCAAGGAAAAGGGCGAGGGTTTCGTCAATTACAGCTGGCCCAAGCCCGGTTCCGCCAAGTCGGTTCCCAAGATTTCCTATGTCAAGTTGTACAAGCCCTGGGGATGGATCGTGGGCAGTGGGATCTATGTGGATGACGTCAATGCTCAGGTGGCCTCCCTGCGTTGGCAGATCCTCATACCCACCCTGGTGAGCATGAGTATACTCATAATTATTGTAATGTTCGTACTTCGGAGCATCGTCCGGCCCATGCACGAGGCCGTGGAGGTGTCCAACCGCATGGCCGAGGGTGATCTCACCGTGGACATCGTGTCGCGCAGCAAGGACGAGGTCGGTCAACTCACGGCAGCCATGGCAAACATGCTCAAGGCGTTGCGACAGGTGGTCAGCGAGGTCAGTACGGCAACGGCTCAGGTCACCGCGGGCAGTGAAGAGTTGGCGTCATCCGCAGTGGAGCTGTCTCAGGGTGCCACCGAACAGGCCTCTGCCGTGGAGGAGGTTTCCGCTTCCATGGAGGAGATGATTTCCTCCATCGGGCAGAATGCCGAAAATGCCCAGATCACCAATACCATGACCAATAAGGCGGCTGTGGATACCGAGTCCGGCGGTCAGGCCGTGACCAAGACTGTGGGGGCCATGAAGCAGATTGCCGAAAAGATCTCCATTATCGAGGAAATTGCCCGCCAGACCAATTTGCTGGCCTTGAATGCTGCCATTGAGGCAGCCCGAGCCGGTGAGCATGGCAAGGGATTTGCCGTGGTTGCCGCCGAGGTCCGAAAGCTGGCTGAACGGAGTGGCAGTTCCGCGGCCGAGATCAGCGAACTGTCTTCTTCCAGTGTCCGCGTGGCTGAAGAGGCAGGTTCGCTCTTGGCTCGTATCGTCCCGGATATCCAGAAGACTGCCGAACTGGTTCAGGAGATTTCATCAGCCACCAATGAGCAAAACGAGGGCGGTGTCCAGGTCAACAGCGCCATTCAGGAAATGGACAAGGTCATCCAGCAGAATGCGGCGGCCTCAGAAGAGGTCGCGTCCACTGCTGAGGAACTTTCGGCTCAGGCCGTCCAACTGCAAAAGGTCATGCAGTTCTTCAAGGTCGGGGTTGATTCTGGTTTCTCTGCTCAGGCCCGTGTGACCAAGGCTCCGGCCCGCAAGGTCCAGTCAGCCCCTCGGAAGGCCCTTGCACAGGCAGCCCCCAAGGCTCAAGACGGGGGATTGGACCTCGACATGGATGACATTGATGACTCTGAATTCGAAAAGTTCTAA